Proteins from a single region of Oncorhynchus nerka isolate Pitt River linkage group LG18, Oner_Uvic_2.0, whole genome shotgun sequence:
- the haus2 gene encoding HAUS augmin-like complex subunit 2 isoform X2, whose amino-acid sequence MERELDKINLEMELLKLEKESADVTHKFYLSQRFTSLQQFTSHLQDVLREQASLRRRLMKPLCQTNLPIEADLHRYVVEVMRMVVEFIENLEAKISTVRSIPTIDDSMSNLNNGIAQLLAQVTEVERLSKQILQWRSQNSSTSINDITT is encoded by the exons ATGGAACGGGAGCTTGACAAG ATCAATCTAGAAATGGAGTTGTTGAAGTTGGAAAAAGAAAGCGCAGATGTCACTCACAAATTTTATTTGA GTCAAAGGTTTACATCATTGCAGCAATTCACCTCCCATCTACAAGATGTGCTGAGAGAACAGGCAAGCCTGCGCCGAAGactgatgaaaccactgtgtcagaCTAACCTGCCCATAGAGGCAGATCTTCACAG atatgtggtggagGTCATGAGGATGGTGGTGGAATTCATTGAGAACTTGGAGGCAAAGATAAGCACTGTTCGTTCTATTCCCACCATTGATGATTCCATGAGCAATCTG aacaatGGCATAGCTCAGCTCCTAGCCCAGGTGACAGAGGTGGAAAGACTCTCTAAACAGATTCTACAGTGGAGAAGTCAAAACAGCAGCACTTCCATCAATGACATCACTACCTGA
- the haus2 gene encoding HAUS augmin-like complex subunit 2 isoform X1, translating into MNPWDIAPYSVTPVASLLTRCVASGVLSQEDVDSVPREPHVFSPHLLEAEQLITMERELDKINLEMELLKLEKESADVTHKFYLSQRFTSLQQFTSHLQDVLREQASLRRRLMKPLCQTNLPIEADLHRYVVEVMRMVVEFIENLEAKISTVRSIPTIDDSMSNLNNGIAQLLAQVTEVERLSKQILQWRSQNSSTSINDITT; encoded by the exons ATGAATCCGTGGGACATTGCTCCATATTCAGTGACACCAGTTGCAAGTCTTTTGACCAGATGCGTCGCCTCGGGTGTTCTTTCCCAG GAGGATGTTGATTCTGTCCCTAGAGAACCCCACGTCTTTTCCCCACATCTCCTGGAAGCTGAACAGCTCATCACTATGGAACGGGAGCTTGACAAG ATCAATCTAGAAATGGAGTTGTTGAAGTTGGAAAAAGAAAGCGCAGATGTCACTCACAAATTTTATTTGA GTCAAAGGTTTACATCATTGCAGCAATTCACCTCCCATCTACAAGATGTGCTGAGAGAACAGGCAAGCCTGCGCCGAAGactgatgaaaccactgtgtcagaCTAACCTGCCCATAGAGGCAGATCTTCACAG atatgtggtggagGTCATGAGGATGGTGGTGGAATTCATTGAGAACTTGGAGGCAAAGATAAGCACTGTTCGTTCTATTCCCACCATTGATGATTCCATGAGCAATCTG aacaatGGCATAGCTCAGCTCCTAGCCCAGGTGACAGAGGTGGAAAGACTCTCTAAACAGATTCTACAGTGGAGAAGTCAAAACAGCAGCACTTCCATCAATGACATCACTACCTGA